The following is a genomic window from Myxococcales bacterium.
TCGAACGAGATAGCCGGCGCGGCTGGCGACATGCCGCGTCTGGTAAGAACGCCGCACGGCTTTCGCCGCCCCTTTATAAATAAAACGGCCAAGCGACTGGGCATGCAGCTAGTCCCATGGACGAAAGGAATATTTGATACCGACGGAGCAGGTCCGGATCTCCTTTTAAAACGCTTCTCAAAAAAATTTCAAAGGCTTGAGATTCTGCTTCTGCACGACGGAATCGCCCAGGCATCTGCGAATGAAAGCCGCAGCTCCACAGTTCAAGTTCTCCCTAAGATAATCGAGAAGTACAAAAAATCCGAATATGAATTTCGCCTGATCGGAGATTTATGAAGCGCAAAGCACTGACCGTAACCGGCTGGCTCATCTCGATAGCGGTGACGGCATACCTGCTCGGAACAGCTAACATATCGGAGCTCATAGGAAGTTTCGCCAGCACCGACATATGGTATCTGGCCCTTGCTACGATCATCAATATCGGAGTGCTCGCACTGAAGGGAATTCGCTGGCAGCTACTGATCCTTCCTCAGAAAAAAACCGCCTTTTGGGGGATGTTCAAGGCAACGACTATAGGTTACGCGGCAAACAACATCCTCCCTGCAAGAGGAGGCGACCTTTTAAAGATATTCCTCGTTCATAAATGGGAAGGGGTGAGCAAGACGATGCTGTTTTCCGTCACTGCGCTCGATAAAATCTTCGATGGCCTTACCCTGCTGATTCTCTTTGCAGCGATATCGCTTCGGTCGCAGTTTCCGAAGTGGGTGAAGGATGGGACCATCATATTCTCAATCGCACTCCTCATCCTGATAACGGCCTCCGTAATAATTCTCGCGAGATCCGGAAGGCTGGAAGAAAAAAAACCGAGCAAGACAGTACAGTTCTTCATGCGACTGGCCTCCGGCCTCAAAGCCCTGACTAGCGCAAAAATCGCCGGATACACATTCATCGTTTCGCTAGTCACGTGCATCGCACAGATAGTCATGGTATGGTGCACACAGATGGCCTTTGGAGAGAGGCTCGACGCTATTGTGCCGGCGCTGGTTTACATAGCGATCAATCTGGCCATCATGGTTCCGGCCGCTCCAAGCGGAGTCGGCCCCTTTGAAGCCGCGGCTGTGTTAGCATATGCTTGGCTCGGAATTCCTGCAAGCATCGCCCTGGCTATAGCGATAGCATATCATGCGATACAGCTGATCCCGACTACCATACTGGGAGCGGCTTTCTACGCGATCTCCCTCACCGCCGGCGAAAAGGTCAGGATAACGAAAAATGCCCTCATCTCAGATGACTCCGCTGCATCGGAATATAAAATTTAAGGAGAGGAAATGCCCTTTCTAGCATCCATCATAATGGGAATCGCAAAACTATTCGGCCTAGCGATAAATATCTACACGATGATCGTGATAGTAGCCGCCCTCATCTCATGGGTCAGTCCAGATCCCTACAACCCGATAGTCAGGATGCTGCAGACGCTCACCGAGCCGACCTTCCGATTCATAAGAAGGCTTCTCCCGACAAGACTTCGTATGCTGAGGATCGATATATCACCAATTATACTGCTTCTGTTTTTGACAATAGCCGAGGCCGTGCTCATGCGCCTGTTCCATATGGCAGCAGCAGCTATCGTAGCTCCTTAAAAATATGGATCTGAATTTCAGAAAAACTTCGGATGGGATAGTGCTGAACTGCCGGGTTACGCCCCGAGCCAAGAAAAGCGCCATCAAAGGTGAAAGGCTCGGCGTGCTTCAGGTGGCACTAAACGCCCCCCCCGTCGATGGAAAGGCCAATGAGGAATTGATACGCCTGCTATCCAAATCGACGGGGATTCCAAAAAGCAGGATACTCATAATAAAAGGGCTAGCTGGAAGAGATAAGTCCGTTTTATTCCAAGGTGTTACAGAGAAAGATCTCGTATTCAAATAGCCGCGCAGCAGAAAATTGGCCGAGAAAGCCTGTCTCCTAAAAAGTCTTTACATAATGGATAGATAAACTAGTATGGGGTCTCAAAACCCACATTTTCATGGGGTAGAGAATCCTGCAAAATGAAAGGAGCTTTCCAGTTTATGCCGATCTACGAGTACGAGTGCAAGTCATGCAGCAAAAAGTTCGAAATTTTTCAAAAAAGCACTGACGCCCCTTCGGCGAAGTGTCCAGCTTGCGATGCGACCGCCGAAAGAATCATCTCCCAGACATCCTTCGCGCTGAAGGGAGGCGGCTGGTATAAGGATGGATATTCCTGCAAGGGGGGCAAGAGCTCAGACAAAGAATGCTCATGTTCGGGCGGATGTGATCAACACAAAAAATCTTCTGAAAAATAAAAACTGAAAGGCGCTGATGGTAGATAAAGTCGACAGGCCGGAATCAAAGCCGATCTATGAAATCAGGGAGTCCAAGGGCACCCATGAGGATCAGCATCAGCAGCAAAATCCGCGCGAGGACGCCGAAAAGCGCTACAAGGAAGAGTTGGAGGGAAAGAATTGGAGCAAGTTTGAAAACCGGTCATTCATAATAAGATCGATCAAGATTCCGGTTGCGAACATCTCCGCGATGCTGCTCAAGAACGTTATGCTGCACAAGGGCGTCGGCATACTGCACGTCACATTGCTGTGGAAGGACGGAAGAAAGACGCCAGATGCGCTGATGAAGCTCTCATCTATGGAGGAGTACATCCGGTTCAAAAGAATATCCGCGGGGCAGGAAATACCGCGCGAGAGCTGGGCGAAAAAACACGAAATCGAACTTGGCATCCCCCAATATATAGCCCACAGCGGCCCGTTCCCATCGGGAGGAATCTCGGGGATGACAGATGCTGGCAGCGCAAAAAGTACAACTTCCCCGGGACTTATGACAGCGATGGGCATCATAAACAGAAAAACCGGGAAAATTAACTGGGGGGCAGTTATCGTTTACGCAGCGATCGTCGCTGCAATAATAATCGGAATCATGGTAAACAGGTAAACCAGACATATGAACGACTTCGAACCAAAACAATTCGGGAAATATTTCTTATTGAAGAAGCTGGCTGTAGGCGGCATGGCAGAAATCTATGTGGCCAAAACCTATGGCGTTGACGGATTTGAAAAACTTCTCTGTATAAAGAGGATCCTCCCCCACTGCTCCGCCGACATGGATTTCGTAACGATGCTCGTCGACGAAGCAAAGCTCTCGGTTCTTCTATCGCACGCCAATATCGTACAGGTTTACGACCTAGGGAAGGTAGGCGAAGATTATTACATATCGATGGAGCTCATAAACGGGGTCAACCTTCGCGACACATTATACAAATGCAGAGAGGAAAAAATCATCCTCCCCACCGAAATCGCATGCTACATAGCTTCGGAAATATGCAAGGGACTCGATTACGCACATCGCAAAACGGATCACAACAACAAACCGCTAGAGATAGTCCATAGAGATATAAGCCCTCAAAACATCCTCATATCGTACGAAGGCGAAGTTAAAATCGTGGATTTTGGAATAGCCAAGGCCGCGATGAACATCTCGCATACCATGGCCGGCATCCTGAAGGGGAAGATCGCATATATGTCTCCCGAACAGGCCACAGGACATTCATTGGACAGAAGGACTGATATCTTCTCCGCCGGCATACTTCTCTACGAGATGCTCACCGGGCAGAAGCTCTACACGGGAGAATCGCAGTTTGAAATCCTGAAAAAAATACGCACCACACAGATCAATGAGAAAAATCTGCCCGACTCCATACCGGACGGACTCAAGAAGGTGGTCGCCAAGGCGCTGGCCTACAGACCGGAAGACAGGTTTCAGCACGCCGGCGACATGCAGATAGAGCTCACCAAGTACCTGTATTCAACCTACGTTGATTTTTCTCCGCGCAAACTTTCTTCATTCGTGGCCAAGCTTTTTTCAGCAGAGATCAAGGAGGAACGCTCCGAGGCATCAAGAAGATTCTCACTAGGTGAGATGACCAGTTCCATAAACGTCGCTGAGGAGACAAAACAGTTTGACATAGTTAAGCGGGAAAATATCTACGAGCAATCGGAAGGCGGAGAAACAGCTTCCCCTCCTCCACTTGGAGAATCGTCGCTGACAGGAACAAGACGAGGGACCCAACCCCTTCCTGAAATGCCATCTACCGTCGAAACCGCTGGGCGCAGAGTCGGCAAAAAATTCATAGCTGCCATGCTCATCCTCCTTGCGTTGGGCGCTGGGGTTTATACCGCTGTAAAGTATATTCCAATTGCCAGAATATGGGAAAGCATATCCTCCGCAATAAATGATGAGACATCGAAGGAAGAAAAACCCGTCGCAGATGAGGGAACCGGCATGGTGCTTGTGACATCAAAGCCAGAAGGAGCAAAGATACTCGTAGACGGCAAGGATTCAGGGTTGACGACTCCATCGACGCTCGAGGACCTCGAGGTCGGAAAAACCTACGAGATATCTGTTCAAAAGGACGACTTTGGCCCTGCATCTGAAAAGGTCTATGTCTCCTCGTCCGACAGGATCGACGTTGAACTCGAAATGGATGAACACACAGGAATAATAAATGTCATAACTGACCCGCCAGGCGCAGTTATCATGTTGGACAACAGGCTAACCGGCCTTTCGACACCGGCGATGCTGGAAAAAATTCCGCTGGGTCAGGATGTAAGAATAACTATCACCAAACCCGGTTTTGAAGACTTCGAACAGATCATCAAACTTTCATCGTCGAAACCTCAAAAAATATCCACCAAATTAATCGAGATATCAGAACAGGCAGGAACCTTCTCGATAACTTCGACCCCTCCCGGCGCGGCCATATATCTAAACGGCAAGGATATCAAGAGAAACACCCCGGCCACTCTGACTGGCATTGAGCCAGGAGCTTATCTCCTTTCGGTCAGAATGGAAGGATATGAAGAGTGGAAAGCCAATTACGACCTCGCAGCTGACGAAACGAAAAACGTGACAATAAATTTGGTCAGGACCAAGGCGGCTGTAGCTGAAATTGCAAAGGCAGCAGAAGCACCGACCACAGAGGAACCAAGGACGGAGCCAGAGCCAACCGAGAGGGACGAGAAAAAAACCGCCGCACTCTCGGTCACCTCTACACCCTCCGGCGCATCGATATTTCTGGACGGTCGCGCGTCGGACAAGAAAACCCCCGCGACCATCGCCGATCTGAAGCTCGGCGCCACCTATAACATCAGGCTGGATCTGGATGGATATGAAAGTGCGTATCGCAAAAAAACGGTGAGGAAAGACTCAGAATCGGTTTCGGTCGTGTTAAAGTCCAAGGTGACAAAGAGAGAGGAACCCCCTGCAACGCGAACAGCACCAATAGCATCGCAGCCCCCTCCGTCAGCGATCCCAACTCCAAAACAGATACCAGGCGCCGAACCGGGAAAGATAAGAATCTCCTCTGACCCATCGGGCGCGGATGTATTCGTCAACTCAGAATACAAGGGAAAAACTCCGATAACCGTATCTGCACCGGCCGGCACAGCGCACGTTCTGGTGAACAAAGAAGGGCTCTCCAGATCAAGCCAG
Proteins encoded in this region:
- a CDS encoding flippase-like domain-containing protein; translation: MKRKALTVTGWLISIAVTAYLLGTANISELIGSFASTDIWYLALATIINIGVLALKGIRWQLLILPQKKTAFWGMFKATTIGYAANNILPARGGDLLKIFLVHKWEGVSKTMLFSVTALDKIFDGLTLLILFAAISLRSQFPKWVKDGTIIFSIALLILITASVIILARSGRLEEKKPSKTVQFFMRLASGLKALTSAKIAGYTFIVSLVTCIAQIVMVWCTQMAFGERLDAIVPALVYIAINLAIMVPAAPSGVGPFEAAAVLAYAWLGIPASIALAIAIAYHAIQLIPTTILGAAFYAISLTAGEKVRITKNALISDDSAASEYKI
- a CDS encoding YggT family protein, giving the protein MPFLASIIMGIAKLFGLAINIYTMIVIVAALISWVSPDPYNPIVRMLQTLTEPTFRFIRRLLPTRLRMLRIDISPIILLLFLTIAEAVLMRLFHMAAAAIVAP
- a CDS encoding DUF167 domain-containing protein translates to MDLNFRKTSDGIVLNCRVTPRAKKSAIKGERLGVLQVALNAPPVDGKANEELIRLLSKSTGIPKSRILIIKGLAGRDKSVLFQGVTEKDLVFK
- a CDS encoding zinc ribbon domain-containing protein; the protein is MPIYEYECKSCSKKFEIFQKSTDAPSAKCPACDATAERIISQTSFALKGGGWYKDGYSCKGGKSSDKECSCSGGCDQHKKSSEK
- a CDS encoding PEGA domain-containing protein; the encoded protein is MAEIYVAKTYGVDGFEKLLCIKRILPHCSADMDFVTMLVDEAKLSVLLSHANIVQVYDLGKVGEDYYISMELINGVNLRDTLYKCREEKIILPTEIACYIASEICKGLDYAHRKTDHNNKPLEIVHRDISPQNILISYEGEVKIVDFGIAKAAMNISHTMAGILKGKIAYMSPEQATGHSLDRRTDIFSAGILLYEMLTGQKLYTGESQFEILKKIRTTQINEKNLPDSIPDGLKKVVAKALAYRPEDRFQHAGDMQIELTKYLYSTYVDFSPRKLSSFVAKLFSAEIKEERSEASRRFSLGEMTSSINVAEETKQFDIVKRENIYEQSEGGETASPPPLGESSLTGTRRGTQPLPEMPSTVETAGRRVGKKFIAAMLILLALGAGVYTAVKYIPIARIWESISSAINDETSKEEKPVADEGTGMVLVTSKPEGAKILVDGKDSGLTTPSTLEDLEVGKTYEISVQKDDFGPASEKVYVSSSDRIDVELEMDEHTGIINVITDPPGAVIMLDNRLTGLSTPAMLEKIPLGQDVRITITKPGFEDFEQIIKLSSSKPQKISTKLIEISEQAGTFSITSTPPGAAIYLNGKDIKRNTPATLTGIEPGAYLLSVRMEGYEEWKANYDLAADETKNVTINLVRTKAAVAEIAKAAEAPTTEEPRTEPEPTERDEKKTAALSVTSTPSGASIFLDGRASDKKTPATIADLKLGATYNIRLDLDGYESAYRKKTVRKDSESVSVVLKSKVTKREEPPATRTAPIASQPPPSAIPTPKQIPGAEPGKIRISSDPSGADVFVNSEYKGKTPITVSAPAGTAHVLVNKEGLSRSSQTVTVNPGQTTNLSTIKLGELYGDVSITTTPPLATVTFDGQTIPAKTPVTIRKVRTDRQHTVVVTLPGYRAWSRTFSMTGSNTSFNVVLEPQ